A genomic region of Mycobacterium senriense contains the following coding sequences:
- a CDS encoding ABC transporter permease: MTAYLTGDRAAPVSAQVVDTVPATTAPRRAGSPWRWRLLRLASVAAAIGLWQALTADKVRLLLRFDTLPTVTEIVHALERRLGTSEYWLDLAQSLIRILTGFGLAAVVGVATGVLLGRSRLFANTFGPLTELVRPVPAIAMVPVAILLFPTDEAGIVFITFLAAYFPILVSTRHAVRALPTLWEDSVRTLGGGRWDVLKRVVLPGILPGVFGGLSVGMGVAWICVISAEMISGRLGIGYRTWQDYTVLAYPQVFVGIITIGVLGFATAAAVEVVGRRVTSWLPRADEEQR, translated from the coding sequence ATGACCGCCTATCTCACCGGCGATCGGGCAGCTCCGGTGTCGGCGCAAGTCGTCGACACGGTCCCGGCGACGACCGCCCCGCGACGTGCCGGCTCGCCGTGGCGGTGGCGGCTGCTGCGGCTCGCCTCGGTTGCCGCCGCGATCGGGTTGTGGCAGGCGCTCACCGCCGACAAGGTGCGGCTGCTGCTGCGCTTCGATACGCTGCCCACCGTCACCGAGATCGTGCACGCGCTGGAACGCCGGCTCGGAACCTCCGAGTACTGGCTTGACCTGGCGCAGTCGCTGATCCGGATCCTCACCGGCTTCGGATTGGCCGCGGTGGTGGGGGTCGCGACGGGCGTGCTGCTGGGACGTTCCCGCTTGTTCGCCAACACCTTCGGTCCGCTGACGGAATTGGTCAGACCCGTTCCGGCCATCGCGATGGTGCCGGTGGCGATCCTGCTGTTCCCGACCGACGAGGCCGGCATCGTGTTCATCACCTTCCTCGCCGCGTACTTCCCGATCCTGGTCAGTACCCGGCACGCGGTGCGGGCGCTGCCCACGCTGTGGGAGGACTCGGTGCGCACCCTGGGCGGCGGCCGGTGGGATGTGCTGAAGCGGGTGGTGTTGCCGGGCATCCTGCCGGGAGTGTTCGGCGGCCTGTCGGTCGGCATGGGCGTGGCGTGGATCTGTGTGATCTCCGCGGAGATGATCTCGGGCCGACTCGGGATCGGCTATCGCACCTGGCAGGACTACACCGTGCTGGCCTACCCCCAGGTGTTCGTCGGCATCATCACCATCGGCGTGCTGGGTTTCGCGACGGCGGCGGCCGTGGAGGTCGTGGGCCGCCGGGTGACCAGCTGGCTACCGCGTGCGGATGAGGAGCAGCGATGA
- a CDS encoding ABC transporter substrate-binding protein — MKRRAIRLASVLIAIAALTSGCSLESLSQSSDVVNVVVGYQSKTINTVTAGTLLRAQGYLEHRLADITTRTGTKYAVRWQDYDTGAPITAQMLAEKIDIGSMGDYPMLINGSKTQANPLAKTEIVSITGYNPKGALNMVVVAPGSSATTLRDLAGSKVSASVGSAGHGTLMRALDRAGIKGVEVLNQQPQVGASALESGQVQGLSQFVAWPGLLVFQNKAKLLYDGAELNLPTLHGVVVRRSYAASHPEVLGAFLQAQLDATEFLNSKPLEAARLVAQGSGLPQEVVYLYNGPGGTSFDTTLKPSLVEALKNDVPYLKSIGDFADLDVSGFVQDGPLRTVFGARGRNYDAARAATANPSALRGDPALASELWLDGADSTQTIPNPTGLLRAVREVTARGAKVRAAYVPDAELGTRWFADKAVWVQEGQNYLPFGTPAGAHRYLAAHPGGAIVNYGQALGGSV; from the coding sequence ATGAAACGACGCGCCATCCGGCTGGCGTCGGTGCTGATCGCGATCGCCGCGCTCACCTCCGGTTGCTCACTGGAATCCCTGTCGCAGTCCTCCGATGTGGTCAACGTGGTGGTGGGATATCAGTCCAAGACCATCAACACCGTCACCGCGGGTACGCTGCTGCGCGCGCAGGGCTACCTGGAGCACCGGCTGGCCGACATCACCACCCGCACCGGCACCAAATACGCTGTGCGGTGGCAGGATTACGACACCGGCGCCCCGATCACCGCGCAGATGCTCGCCGAGAAGATCGACATCGGCTCGATGGGCGACTATCCGATGCTGATCAACGGCTCCAAAACGCAGGCCAACCCGCTGGCCAAAACCGAGATCGTCTCCATCACCGGCTACAACCCCAAGGGCGCCCTGAACATGGTGGTGGTGGCGCCCGGGTCGTCGGCGACCACGCTGCGCGACCTGGCCGGCTCCAAGGTCTCGGCGAGCGTTGGGTCGGCCGGTCACGGCACCTTGATGCGGGCGCTGGACAGGGCCGGTATCAAGGGTGTGGAAGTGCTCAACCAGCAGCCGCAGGTGGGCGCCTCAGCCCTGGAATCCGGTCAGGTGCAGGGTCTTTCGCAGTTCGTCGCCTGGCCGGGGCTGCTGGTGTTCCAGAACAAGGCCAAACTGCTGTATGACGGCGCCGAGCTGAACCTGCCGACCCTGCACGGGGTGGTGGTGCGGCGCTCGTATGCGGCGTCTCATCCGGAGGTGCTGGGCGCGTTCCTGCAGGCGCAACTGGACGCCACCGAATTCCTCAACTCCAAGCCGCTGGAGGCCGCCCGGCTCGTCGCCCAGGGGAGCGGCCTGCCGCAGGAAGTGGTGTATCTCTACAACGGCCCCGGCGGTACGTCGTTCGACACCACGCTCAAACCGTCCCTGGTCGAGGCGTTGAAAAACGATGTGCCGTACCTGAAGTCGATCGGCGACTTCGCCGACCTCGACGTGTCCGGCTTCGTCCAGGACGGGCCGCTGCGCACCGTGTTCGGGGCCCGCGGCCGCAACTACGACGCGGCCAGGGCAGCCACCGCCAACCCGTCCGCGCTGCGCGGCGATCCCGCGCTGGCCAGCGAACTGTGGCTGGACGGTGCGGATTCCACGCAAACGATCCCCAACCCGACCGGTCTGCTTCGTGCGGTGCGCGAGGTGACCGCCCGCGGCGCCAAGGTCCGCGCCGCATACGTCCCCGACGCGGAGCTGGGCACCCGGTGGTTCGCCGACAAGGCGGTCTGGGTGCAAGAGGGCCAGAACTATCTGCCGTTCGGAACGCCGGCCGGCGCGCATCGCTATCTCGCCGCACACCCGGGCGGCGCCATCGTGAATTACGGACAGGCCCTTGGAGGTTCGGTATGA
- a CDS encoding 4Fe-4S dicluster domain-containing protein, which yields MTLINNNRADVPVTIDESLCIDGCTLCVEVCPLDALAINPDTGKAFMHVDECWYCGPCAARCPTGAVTVNMPYLLR from the coding sequence ATGACGCTGATCAACAACAACCGCGCCGACGTGCCGGTCACCATCGACGAGTCGCTGTGTATCGACGGCTGCACGCTGTGCGTGGAGGTCTGCCCGCTCGACGCGCTGGCCATCAACCCCGACACCGGCAAGGCCTTCATGCATGTCGACGAGTGTTGGTACTGCGGCCCGTGCGCGGCCCGCTGTCCCACCGGCGCCGTCACGGTCAACATGCCCTATCTCCTTCGCTGA
- a CDS encoding GntR family transcriptional regulator, with amino-acid sequence MTPVAQPVPSRDIQDSRANRARRVADVLRQQIHSDAYPEGLPAELELAGEFSVSRNTIREALTALKHEGLIDRGPKVGTHVAQRKYDHGLDVLLGLKETFKDLGEVRNEVRAAMPVTAPPSVARRLRLQPGEQAVFIERLRYLGDLPLSLDLTYLAPDIGREVLTHPLETNDLFALIEEVSGQRLGSAALALEAIPADAHSAATLQVPDGAALLMLERLTSLADGTPVDLEYIRMRGDRITMRGNLMRSNP; translated from the coding sequence GTGACTCCCGTGGCGCAACCAGTACCCAGTCGGGATATCCAAGACTCCCGGGCCAATCGCGCCCGCCGGGTCGCCGACGTGCTGCGCCAGCAGATTCACTCCGACGCCTACCCGGAGGGTCTGCCCGCCGAACTGGAGCTGGCCGGCGAATTCTCGGTCTCGCGCAACACCATTCGCGAGGCGCTGACCGCCCTCAAGCACGAGGGGCTGATCGACCGCGGGCCCAAGGTCGGCACGCACGTCGCGCAGCGCAAGTACGACCACGGGCTCGACGTGCTGCTGGGTCTGAAGGAGACGTTCAAGGATCTCGGTGAGGTCCGCAACGAGGTGCGCGCCGCGATGCCGGTCACCGCGCCGCCGTCGGTGGCACGCCGGCTGCGGCTGCAACCGGGCGAGCAGGCGGTGTTCATCGAGCGGTTGCGGTACCTGGGGGACCTGCCGCTCAGCCTCGATCTCACCTACCTTGCGCCGGACATCGGCCGCGAGGTGCTGACCCATCCGCTGGAGACCAACGACCTGTTCGCGCTCATCGAGGAGGTGAGCGGGCAGCGACTGGGGTCGGCGGCGCTGGCGCTGGAGGCCATTCCCGCCGACGCGCACTCGGCGGCCACGCTGCAGGTGCCCGACGGCGCGGCGCTGCTGATGCTGGAGCGGCTCACCAGCCTCGCCGACGGCACGCCCGTCGACCTGGAGTACATCCGGATGCGGGGCGATCGAATCACCATGCGGGGCAACCTGATGAGGAGTAACCCATGA
- a CDS encoding COG4705 family protein, producing the protein MTDVSKHALTKVPAVTLGFWVIKVLATTLGETGGDTVTMTLNWGYAAGVAIFGVALVALVAAQILARRFHAVLYWATIVASTTFGTVLADFADRSLGIGYTGGSLLLLACLLVTLGLWRWSQGTVSVSTVSTPKVEAFYWATITFSQTLGTALGDWLADTRDFGYERGALVFAVGLAVVAALYFWTSISRVTLFWVAFILTRPLGATVGDFIDKPVADGGLAWSRPLASAVLAALIAVLVVVIPQRPGHHPGQPKDDATEHNPETGVEQPDRDPR; encoded by the coding sequence ATGACGGACGTTTCGAAACACGCGTTGACCAAGGTGCCGGCGGTCACCCTGGGGTTCTGGGTCATCAAGGTCTTGGCGACGACGTTGGGCGAGACGGGCGGCGACACCGTCACGATGACCCTGAATTGGGGCTACGCCGCGGGGGTCGCGATTTTCGGCGTCGCGCTGGTGGCGCTGGTGGCGGCGCAGATTCTCGCCCGGCGATTCCATGCGGTCCTCTACTGGGCGACGATCGTGGCCTCGACGACGTTCGGCACAGTGCTGGCCGATTTCGCGGACCGATCGCTGGGCATCGGCTACACAGGCGGGTCTCTGCTGCTGCTGGCGTGCCTGCTGGTCACTTTGGGACTCTGGCGCTGGTCGCAGGGCACCGTATCGGTCAGCACCGTCTCCACGCCCAAGGTGGAGGCCTTTTACTGGGCGACCATCACGTTCTCGCAGACGCTGGGCACCGCGCTCGGCGATTGGCTGGCCGACACACGCGATTTCGGTTACGAACGCGGTGCGCTGGTTTTCGCGGTCGGCCTGGCGGTGGTCGCGGCCCTGTACTTCTGGACGTCCATCTCCCGCGTCACCTTGTTCTGGGTCGCGTTCATCCTCACCAGGCCGCTGGGGGCGACCGTCGGTGACTTCATCGACAAGCCGGTCGCCGACGGTGGCCTGGCGTGGAGTCGCCCGCTCGCCTCGGCGGTGCTAGCGGCGCTGATCGCGGTGTTGGTCGTCGTCATACCGCAGCGGCCCGGTCACCACCCCGGCCAGCCCAAAGATGATGCGACGGAACACAATCCGGAAACCGGCGTCGAGCAACCGGACCGGGATCCACGCTGA
- a CDS encoding response regulator transcription factor: protein MRVLLVEDEPRLSATVARGLKAEGFVVVTVGNGVDGLREATENGFDVIILDIMLPELSGYEVLRRMRSHNVWTPVLMLTAKDGEYDETDAFDLGADDYLTKPFSFRVLVARLRALIRRGAPARPVVLKAGTLTLDPARHTVKRGSAPIALTPREYGVLEFLMRNKDVVVTKAEILQNVWDAHHHGPDNVVEVYVGYLRRKIDVPFGTNTIETIRGVGYRLLC from the coding sequence ATGAGAGTCCTGCTCGTCGAGGATGAACCGCGGCTGTCCGCCACCGTGGCCAGGGGACTCAAGGCTGAGGGATTCGTCGTCGTGACCGTCGGCAACGGTGTCGACGGCCTGCGGGAGGCCACCGAAAACGGTTTCGACGTAATCATTCTCGACATCATGCTGCCCGAGCTCAGCGGCTATGAGGTGCTGCGCCGAATGCGGTCGCACAACGTGTGGACACCGGTGCTCATGCTGACCGCCAAGGACGGTGAGTATGACGAGACGGACGCCTTCGATCTGGGTGCGGACGACTACCTGACCAAGCCGTTCTCGTTCCGGGTGCTGGTGGCGCGGCTGCGGGCGCTGATTCGTCGCGGCGCGCCGGCGCGGCCGGTGGTGCTGAAAGCCGGGACGCTGACGCTGGATCCCGCCCGGCACACGGTCAAACGCGGCTCGGCCCCGATCGCGCTGACTCCCCGCGAGTACGGGGTGCTCGAGTTCCTGATGCGCAACAAGGACGTGGTGGTGACCAAGGCCGAGATCCTGCAGAACGTGTGGGACGCGCATCATCACGGCCCCGACAACGTGGTCGAGGTCTACGTGGGATATCTGCGTCGCAAGATCGATGTCCCCTTCGGCACCAACACCATCGAGACGATTCGGGGCGTCGGTTACCGATTGCTCTGCTGA
- a CDS encoding HAMP domain-containing sensor histidine kinase: MSGVGPFRRSGRSRPWRLAHLGISARSAAVSAIVVLCALGVAGAGLDAILYRTLLTGVDYAAAERVRDITKALQADSFDDLDNALLHTDQRVVATQLIGPDGNVVKRSGSAPKTPLVAADQFDFNLRRGLPDDAVAGDDMRVSGQKVATRSGVYTVLVGGGSEAVEGTARAIAILLACSAPVIVAVVAGATYWLVRRSLQSVDAIRTRVADISTSDLAERVPVPDSHDEIAALAVTMNEMLSRLEAGHRAQQRFVGDASHELRSPLATIISGLEVAEAHPDLLDADLAVNTLLPEAQRMHTLIEDLLLLARADEQTLLRRKEQVALDDLARAEADRAQRDTQRVVHTDIRPVRLEADPVAMSRMIRNLVENAVRHAVSCVGIAVGGRGGAVVVTVSDDGPGIAPADRSRVFERFVRLDSDRARSGGGAGLGLAIVAEIVAAHGGTVTIDDPPSGGTKMIVTLPVFQQSNR, encoded by the coding sequence ATATCCGGTGTCGGGCCGTTTCGGCGAAGCGGGCGATCGCGTCCGTGGCGCCTCGCCCACCTGGGCATCTCGGCTCGCTCGGCGGCCGTGTCGGCGATCGTCGTGCTGTGTGCGCTCGGCGTGGCCGGCGCCGGCTTGGACGCGATCCTGTACCGCACGCTGTTGACGGGCGTCGATTACGCCGCCGCCGAGAGGGTCCGCGACATCACCAAGGCGCTGCAGGCCGATTCGTTCGACGACCTCGACAACGCGTTGCTGCACACCGATCAGCGGGTGGTCGCAACCCAGCTGATCGGTCCGGATGGCAACGTGGTCAAGCGATCCGGCTCGGCGCCGAAAACGCCGCTGGTCGCGGCGGATCAGTTCGACTTCAACCTGCGTCGCGGCCTGCCAGACGACGCGGTGGCCGGTGACGACATGCGGGTCAGTGGCCAAAAAGTCGCAACCCGATCCGGTGTGTACACGGTGCTGGTGGGAGGGGGCAGCGAGGCGGTCGAGGGGACCGCGCGGGCCATCGCGATCTTATTGGCCTGTAGCGCGCCGGTGATCGTCGCGGTCGTGGCGGGCGCGACCTACTGGCTGGTGCGCCGCTCCCTGCAGTCGGTGGACGCCATCCGGACCAGGGTGGCCGACATCTCCACGTCCGATCTGGCCGAGCGGGTGCCGGTGCCCGACAGCCACGACGAGATCGCGGCCCTGGCCGTCACCATGAACGAGATGCTGTCGCGTCTGGAAGCGGGTCACCGTGCGCAGCAACGCTTTGTCGGCGACGCGTCCCACGAATTGCGGAGTCCGCTGGCCACCATCATCTCCGGGCTGGAAGTGGCAGAGGCCCATCCCGATCTGCTCGACGCCGACCTGGCGGTGAACACCTTGCTGCCCGAGGCGCAGCGCATGCACACCCTGATCGAAGATCTGCTGCTGCTGGCCCGCGCCGACGAGCAGACGCTGCTCCGGCGCAAGGAGCAGGTGGCCCTCGACGACCTCGCGCGCGCCGAAGCCGACCGCGCGCAGCGTGACACGCAACGCGTGGTGCACACCGATATCCGTCCGGTGCGCCTGGAAGCCGACCCGGTGGCCATGTCGCGGATGATCCGTAACCTCGTCGAAAATGCTGTCCGCCATGCGGTTTCGTGCGTGGGTATAGCAGTCGGCGGCCGGGGCGGGGCGGTGGTCGTGACCGTCAGCGACGACGGCCCGGGAATTGCCCCCGCCGACCGGAGCCGGGTTTTCGAACGTTTCGTGCGCCTGGATTCCGACCGGGCCCGAAGCGGGGGAGGGGCGGGCCTCGGCCTGGCGATCGTCGCCGAGATCGTGGCCGCACACGGGGGAACGGTCACCATCGACGACCCGCCGTCCGGCGGAACCAAGATGATCGTGACGTTGCCCGTGTTTCAGCAGAGCAATCGGTAA
- a CDS encoding aminotransferase class I/II-fold pyridoxal phosphate-dependent enzyme — translation MIRYSTQPRRLRVSALAAVANPSYARVDTWNLLDDACRHLAEVDLAGLDKTHDVARVKRLMDRIAAYERYWLYPGAANLAIFRAHLESLSTVRLTEEVSLAVRLLSEYGDRAGLFDTSAPLDDQELVAQAKQQHFYTVLLADDAPSTAPDSLAECLRALRCASDDVQFEILVVPSVEDAITAVALNGEIQAAIIRDDLPLRSRDRLPLMNTLLGPNEDVDGVIPDRANDWVECGEWIRELRPHIDLYLLTDESIAAGDDTEPDVYDRTFYRLNDVTDLHSTVLAGLRNRYATPFFDALRAYAAAPVGQFHALPVARGASIFNSRSLQDMGEFYGRNIFMAETSTTSGGLDSLLDPHGNIKKAMDKAAKTWNADHTYFVTNGTSTANKIVVQSLTRPGDIVLIDRNCHKSHHYGLVLAGAYPLYLDAYPLPQFAIYGAVSLRTIKQTLLDLEAAGQLHRVRMLLLTNCTFDGVVYNPVQVMQEVLAIKPDICFLWDEAWYAFATAVPWARQRTAMVSAERLEQMLASPEYVAEYRKWAASMDGVDRSEWVERELMPDPATARVRVYATHSTHKSLSALRQASMIHVRDQDFNALTRDSFAEAFLTHTSTSPNQQLLASLDLARRQVDIEGFQLVRQVYDMALVFRHRVRKDRLISKWFRILDESDLVPEEFRESSVSSYREVRQGALAEWNEAWRSDQFVLDATRVTLFVGATGMNGYDFREKILMERFGIQINKTSINSVLLIFTIGVTWSSVHYLLDVLRRVAIDFDRTEKAASVADRALQQRHVEEITEDLPHLPDFSEFDVAFRPVDECNFGDMRSAFYAGYEETDREHVLIGMAGRRLAEGKTLVSTTFVVPYPPGFPVLVPGQVVSKEIVYFLAQLDVKEIHGYNPDLGLSVFTETALARMEAQRNAAMAAVGSVTAAFELPADASASNGARNNGANDAPAVPSVADSS, via the coding sequence ATGATTCGATACAGCACCCAGCCGCGACGACTTCGAGTGTCCGCACTGGCGGCCGTGGCCAATCCGTCCTACGCCCGGGTCGACACCTGGAACCTGCTCGACGACGCGTGCCGTCACCTCGCCGAGGTGGACCTCGCCGGACTGGACAAGACCCACGACGTGGCGCGGGTGAAGCGCCTCATGGATCGCATCGCCGCCTACGAGCGGTACTGGCTGTACCCCGGTGCGGCGAACCTGGCGATCTTCCGGGCCCACCTGGAGAGCCTGTCCACCGTGCGGCTCACCGAGGAGGTCTCCCTGGCCGTGCGGCTGCTGAGTGAATACGGCGACCGCGCAGGGCTTTTCGATACCTCCGCGCCGCTGGATGACCAGGAGCTGGTCGCCCAGGCCAAGCAGCAGCACTTCTACACCGTGCTGCTGGCCGACGACGCCCCGAGCACGGCGCCGGACAGCCTGGCCGAGTGCCTGCGCGCGCTGCGCTGCGCGTCCGACGATGTGCAGTTCGAGATCCTGGTGGTGCCCAGCGTCGAAGACGCCATCACGGCGGTTGCGCTGAACGGAGAGATTCAGGCCGCGATCATCCGCGACGACCTGCCGCTGCGGTCCCGCGACCGGCTGCCGCTGATGAACACGCTGCTGGGGCCGAACGAGGATGTGGACGGGGTCATTCCCGATCGGGCCAACGACTGGGTGGAGTGCGGCGAGTGGATTCGCGAGCTGCGACCCCACATCGACCTGTATCTGCTGACCGACGAGTCGATCGCCGCCGGCGACGACACCGAACCCGACGTCTACGACCGCACGTTCTACCGGCTCAACGACGTCACGGACCTGCACAGCACGGTGCTCGCCGGACTGCGAAACCGTTACGCCACACCGTTTTTCGACGCGCTGCGCGCGTATGCTGCCGCGCCGGTCGGCCAGTTCCACGCCCTGCCCGTCGCGCGCGGCGCCAGCATCTTCAACTCCAGGTCGCTGCAGGACATGGGGGAGTTCTACGGCCGCAACATCTTCATGGCCGAAACCTCCACCACCTCCGGCGGCCTCGACTCGCTGCTGGACCCGCACGGCAACATCAAAAAGGCGATGGACAAGGCCGCCAAGACGTGGAACGCCGACCACACCTACTTCGTCACCAACGGGACGTCGACGGCCAACAAGATCGTGGTGCAGTCACTGACCCGGCCGGGCGACATCGTGCTGATCGACCGCAACTGCCACAAGTCGCACCACTACGGGCTGGTGCTGGCCGGTGCCTACCCGCTGTACCTGGACGCGTATCCGCTGCCGCAGTTCGCGATCTATGGCGCGGTGTCGCTGCGCACCATCAAGCAGACGCTGCTGGACCTGGAGGCGGCCGGACAGCTGCACCGGGTGCGCATGCTGCTGCTGACCAACTGCACCTTCGACGGCGTCGTCTACAACCCCGTGCAGGTCATGCAGGAGGTGCTGGCGATCAAGCCGGACATCTGCTTTTTGTGGGACGAGGCGTGGTATGCGTTCGCCACGGCCGTGCCGTGGGCCCGGCAGCGGACCGCCATGGTGTCCGCCGAGCGCCTGGAGCAGATGCTGGCATCGCCGGAATACGTTGCGGAATACCGGAAATGGGCCGCCTCTATGGACGGTGTCGACCGGTCGGAGTGGGTCGAGCGCGAGCTGATGCCCGACCCGGCCACCGCCCGGGTGCGCGTCTACGCCACGCACTCCACGCACAAGTCGCTGTCTGCGCTGCGGCAGGCGTCGATGATCCACGTGCGCGACCAGGATTTCAACGCGCTCACCCGGGATTCCTTCGCTGAGGCGTTCCTGACGCACACCTCGACGTCGCCGAACCAGCAGCTGCTGGCGTCCCTCGACCTGGCCCGCCGCCAGGTCGACATCGAGGGCTTCCAACTGGTCCGCCAGGTATACGACATGGCGCTGGTCTTCCGTCATCGGGTGCGAAAAGACCGGTTGATCAGCAAGTGGTTCCGCATCCTCGACGAATCCGACCTGGTGCCTGAGGAGTTCCGGGAGTCCTCGGTGAGTTCCTACCGGGAGGTCAGGCAGGGCGCGCTGGCCGAGTGGAACGAGGCCTGGCGCTCCGACCAGTTCGTGCTGGACGCGACGCGGGTGACCCTGTTCGTGGGCGCGACCGGGATGAACGGCTACGACTTCCGCGAGAAGATCCTGATGGAGCGATTCGGGATCCAGATCAACAAGACGTCGATCAACAGCGTGCTGCTGATCTTCACGATCGGCGTCACCTGGTCCAGCGTGCATTACCTGCTCGACGTGTTGCGAAGGGTGGCAATCGATTTCGACCGCACCGAGAAGGCGGCCAGCGTCGCCGACCGGGCGTTGCAGCAGCGTCATGTCGAGGAGATCACCGAGGACCTGCCGCACCTGCCCGACTTCAGCGAATTCGACGTCGCGTTCCGGCCCGTCGACGAGTGCAACTTCGGCGACATGCGGTCGGCGTTCTACGCTGGCTACGAGGAGACTGACCGCGAACACGTGCTGATCGGCATGGCAGGGCGGCGACTGGCCGAGGGCAAGACCTTGGTGTCGACCACCTTCGTGGTGCCCTACCCGCCGGGCTTTCCGGTGCTGGTCCCGGGTCAGGTGGTCTCCAAGGAGATCGTCTACTTCCTGGCCCAGCTCGACGTCAAGGAAATCCACGGGTACAACCCCGATCTCGGGTTGTCGGTCTTCACCGAGACGGCGCTGGCCCGGATGGAGGCGCAACGCAATGCCGCGATGGCGGCGGTGGGCTCGGTGACCGCGGCGTTCGAGCTGCCGGCGGACGCGTCGGCGTCCAATGGCGCGCGCAACAACGGTGCCAACGACGCCCCGGCGGTGCCGTCGGTCGCCGACAGCAGCTGA
- a CDS encoding antitermination protein NusB: MTRLELRLLVAAILAATVVLGAVICAAFRLTIVASVLSIYALGVGAWLYHCVERVAVARRISTVRSAAKPLQPLLPVMAAIMGLTQGVVRSLSDVTELPVRRLELPMLRWTDGARGNRRLRGGIVDSDDEADH, from the coding sequence ATGACCCGGTTGGAGCTGCGCCTGCTCGTGGCGGCCATCCTGGCCGCGACGGTGGTGCTGGGCGCGGTGATCTGCGCCGCCTTTCGCCTGACCATCGTGGCCTCGGTGCTGTCGATCTACGCGCTGGGTGTGGGCGCCTGGCTGTATCACTGCGTCGAGCGGGTGGCCGTCGCCCGCCGCATCAGCACGGTGCGTTCGGCGGCCAAGCCGCTGCAGCCGCTGCTGCCGGTGATGGCCGCGATCATGGGGCTGACGCAGGGCGTGGTGCGCTCGCTCAGCGATGTCACCGAGTTGCCGGTCCGTCGCCTCGAGCTGCCCATGCTGCGGTGGACGGACGGCGCGCGGGGTAATCGTCGCCTTCGAGGCGGCATTGTGGACAGTGACGACGAGGCGGATCACTGA
- the nusB gene encoding transcription antitermination factor NusB, with the protein MSRPVRGRHQARKRAVDLLFEAEARGLSPAEVVDVRTGLAETNPEVAPLQPYTAAAARGVGEHAAHIDDLISSHLQGWTLDRLPAVDRAILRVAVWELLYADDVPEPVAVDEAVQLAKELSTDDSPGFVNGVLGQVMLVTPQIRAAAQAVRGAAGSDTAGTPEDHGPQP; encoded by the coding sequence GTGAGCAGACCCGTGCGGGGACGCCATCAGGCCCGTAAGCGTGCCGTCGATTTGTTGTTCGAAGCCGAGGCCCGTGGGCTGAGCCCGGCGGAGGTCGTCGACGTCCGCACCGGGCTCGCGGAGACGAACCCCGAAGTCGCGCCCCTGCAGCCGTATACGGCCGCGGCGGCCCGGGGGGTCGGCGAACACGCCGCGCACATCGATGACCTGATCAGCTCGCATCTGCAGGGCTGGACGCTGGACCGGCTGCCCGCGGTGGACCGCGCCATCCTGCGGGTCGCGGTCTGGGAGCTGCTCTACGCCGACGACGTGCCCGAGCCCGTCGCCGTGGACGAGGCCGTACAGCTGGCCAAGGAACTGTCCACCGATGACTCGCCGGGCTTCGTCAACGGGGTGCTCGGCCAGGTCATGCTGGTGACACCGCAGATCAGGGCCGCCGCCCAGGCGGTCCGGGGTGCGGCGGGTTCCGACACCGCAGGCACACCGGAGGACCACGGACCGCAACCATGA
- the efp gene encoding elongation factor P — MASTADFKNGLVLVIDGQLWQIVEFQHVKPGKGPAFVRTKLKNVLSGKVVDKTYNAGVKVETATVDRRDATYLYRDGSDFVFMDSQDYEQHPLPESLVGDSARFLLEGLPVQVAFHNGAPLYLELPVSVEMEVTHTEPGLQGDRSSAGTKPATVETGAEIQVPLFINTGDKLKVDTRDGSYLGRVNA, encoded by the coding sequence GTGGCAAGCACTGCCGATTTCAAGAACGGACTGGTGCTGGTGATCGACGGCCAGCTGTGGCAGATCGTCGAGTTCCAGCACGTCAAACCGGGCAAGGGGCCGGCCTTCGTGCGGACCAAGCTCAAGAACGTGCTCTCCGGCAAGGTCGTCGACAAGACGTACAACGCCGGCGTGAAGGTGGAGACCGCCACCGTCGACCGGCGCGACGCCACGTACCTGTACCGCGACGGTTCGGATTTCGTGTTCATGGACAGCCAGGACTACGAGCAGCACCCGCTGCCCGAGTCGCTGGTCGGCGATTCCGCGCGGTTCCTGCTGGAGGGCCTGCCGGTGCAGGTGGCATTCCACAACGGCGCCCCGCTGTACCTCGAGCTGCCCGTCTCGGTCGAGATGGAGGTCACGCACACGGAGCCGGGCCTGCAGGGCGACCGGTCAAGCGCCGGCACCAAGCCCGCCACCGTGGAGACCGGCGCCGAGATCCAGGTGCCGCTGTTCATCAACACCGGAGACAAGCTGAAGGTCGACACGCGCGACGGCAGCTACCTGGGGCGCGTCAACGCGTGA